The Acidobacteriota bacterium DNA window CAGCGGGACGTTTTCGTAGCTCGCGTCCCCGGCGCCGCTGTACCATTTGTGCTTGTGCCCGGTGGCGATCATGATCATCCCGGTGCTTTCCATCTTGGTCAGCGCCGCCCCGGCCCGCCACGCCATCACCGTGCCGTCGCCCGAAATCGCGCGGGAGTGCATGTTGGAATAGCCGCACAGCTCCATGCTCATCAGCCAGAGGGAGCCGGCGCCCGCCGTGGCCAGGATCGCGGCCCTGGACTGGAAGACCAAAAACTCCCCGGTCCGGCAGTCGAGGCCGGTGGCCCCGACGACGCGCCCCCCCTGGAGCCCGTCCTCGGTCAGGAGGCTGGTTCCCATCACCCGGTCGAAGATCTGCACCCCCAGGCGCCGGCATTCCTTCTTGAGCGCCGGCTTGAAGGTGCTCCCCCAGACCCGGATCACGACGTTGTTCCGGGTCTCCGGCGGGTTGAAGCCGGGTTCCCCCATCCGGGGGTCGGGGAGGTAGCTGTGGATGGTGCCGTAGCGGGGGGAGATCATGAACTTGGTCTTGTCGTCGCGCCCCTCGGCCCCCGCGTACTCGTTTTCCGTGTCCCGGATCTTCCCCCCCATCTGTTCCATTTCCAGCAGGGTGTCGAAGTCCTCGCGGCACTGGATCTGGATCCCGATGCCGTTGCTGTAGGGGCGGGAGGCCATGTGCTGGGCCCAGCCGTCGGGGGTGACGCGCGACAGGGGGTTCGCGGGGGCGTTACACCAGTGGTCGCACCCCGGCCCCCCGGACCCGCTCCGGACCGTGTCCCCTTTCTCCACCAGGGCCACCCGCAGCCCCTGCCTGGCCGCGCCGATGGCGGCCCAGCACCCCGCGATCCCTCCCCCGATCACCAGCACGTCGGTGTCCACCACCCTTTCCTCGCCGAACCGGATGGGGTAGGGCCATGCGGGCGGATGCCCCTCTTCGTTCAGAAACTCATGCCACGTCGTCATATCGATGCCCCCCTTGAATGAGTGCGTTTGTCCTGCGGCGTCGTCGATGGCGCGATTCTAGCACTCTTCCGGTCCCGGGCGACACAACTTTCCCGGGGTTCGGCGGGAGGCGCGCGGGCTACGCGGACAGCTGCGGGTTCGATCGGAGAAATTCCAGGGCGGAGGCGTGGACCTCGTCCACGGTCCGCCCGCCGAGGCAGCGGCGGTGGAGTTCATGGCCGAAGAAGAAGTTGTGGCAGTAGTAGGAGGCGAACTCCTTGAGCCTGCCGAGCGCCCGCTCCGGGGGGAGATCCTCGAGGGTGTAACGGACCAGGCGCTCCCAGACCTCGGCGTGGTCCACGCGGGCGGGGGGGAGGCCGGCGAATTGCCGGAAGACCCACGGCTTTTCGACCGCGATGCGCCCCAGCATGATGCCGGCGAGGGGGCGGAAGAACTCCGCGTGTTCCTCGATGTCGCGGGGCGAACGGATGTCGCCGTTGCCGATGACGGGGAGGCGGGTCCGGGAGGCGATCCAGGGGAACTCGCGCCAGCGCGCGCGGCGCTTCAGCTTTTCGCCCGAGAACCGGGGGTGCACGGTGACGGCGGCCACGGCGTGCTCCTCGAAGAGGCGCAGCCTTTCGACAAACGGCTCCCGCCAGTGGTCCGGGTCGTCCCCCAG harbors:
- a CDS encoding tRNA-dihydrouridine synthase family protein: MSAGVLFPSIDLSGTEVAPALFLAPMAGITHSGFRRLIADFGGYGALTTEMLSAPAFLREDPARSPFCRRRECEGRVVYQLRLSGEEDLGALFAKLETLSPAAVDLNLGCPAPEIQRLASGAALFRDFARLGRVLAGIRARYGGPLTVKCRLGDDPDHWREPFVERLRLFEEHAVAAVTVHPRFSGEKLKRRARWREFPWIASRTRLPVIGNGDIRSPRDIEEHAEFFRPLAGIMLGRIAVEKPWVFRQFAGLPPARVDHAEVWERLVRYTLEDLPPERALGRLKEFASYYCHNFFFGHELHRRCLGGRTVDEVHASALEFLRSNPQLSA